GGCCAGCCCGCGCGAAAAGCCCTCGGTGGCCATGTAGTCGGCGTAGCCCCGGAAGGAGGTGTTCCGCCACCCGGTGTTCGGGGAATCGGGGCGTGGCCTCCGGAAGCCCCCCAGCTCGGGCAGGTGGTGGTAGCGGGTCCCGCGGGAGGGGAGCGCGACCGCCGCCCGTTCCCGGTTCCAGTGCGGCGTGTGCCGGGACCGCGGCACCGTCCGGACGTCGACCACGAGCTCTATGCCGGCGCCCGCGAGGATCGTCACCAGCTCGTCGAGGGCGCGGGTCGAGAAGCCGATGGTGTAGAGCATCCGCGGGCGCCGGCCTCGCCTCGCGGCTCCGAGGCGTCAGACGACCACGACGACCTTGCCGAACTGCTGACCCTGCCGGAGGAAGGCGAGCGCGGCGGCCGTCTCGGCCAGCGGAAACGTCCGGTCCACGATCGGACGGAGCCGGCCGGCGAAGAGCTGGCCCATCACGTCCCGGAACTCCCGTCGATTCGCCATCGTCGACCCGATGATGCGGAGCTGCTTCCAGAACACGACAGGGATGTCGGTCTCGCCCTTCGGGCCGGTGGTCGACCCGCAGGTGACGAGGCGCCCACCATTGGCCAGAGCCCGAATGGAGCCGGCCCAGGTGGCCGCCCCGACATCGTCGAGCACGACATCGACGCCGCGCCTGCCGGTCCAGTCCCGCACCGCCTTGGTCCAGTCCGTCGTCGTGTAATTCACGCCCT
The sequence above is a segment of the Candidatus Methylomirabilota bacterium genome. Coding sequences within it:
- a CDS encoding DUF488 domain-containing protein; this translates as MLYTIGFSTRALDELVTILAGAGIELVVDVRTVPRSRHTPHWNRERAAVALPSRGTRYHHLPELGGFRRPRPDSPNTGWRNTSFRGYADYMATEGFSRGLAELLALAAETRTVIACTEAVPWRCHRILIADALVVRGIEVRHLLSPTSARPHTLTPFARTQGLTVTYPDPEAIPGL